In Arachis stenosperma cultivar V10309 chromosome 1, arast.V10309.gnm1.PFL2, whole genome shotgun sequence, one DNA window encodes the following:
- the LOC130979349 gene encoding uncharacterized protein LOC130979349, with product MASEESFLVLVHYRGSIKRKTRSGVKFTDKDPLCIIVTPTTTYDALVSSMLEKLGVEGVKRVKKFFYRIPTAVLHDTVKFDCFTIGSDEDLQVMFLSRRQFPEVRTPELLAKLVDVVSSSGGSNRNATTIAAVAGSSSRPAVASSSAPVYEPPMQPVASPSFAVDLSGNVGDEVRYGEHIPTEVHCPTPAGVGDGFFDDPDDDDVEPDMIADESGDDVETTVPTRAIGGSSSGTQQYPPHFSSLDLDAMRQDDNDLQASGFGARDTEGSAGMNEFQVGQQFQDKDEALLSVKTYSIRRGVQYKVVESDYRRYVGKCSEFGNGCTWLIRLSLRQRKGIWEVKRYNGPHTCLASSISSDHRSLDYHVISTFIMPMVRADAGVNIKVLQNATAAHFGFRPTYRRVWMAKQKAVAVIYGDWDESYNELPR from the coding sequence atggctagtgaggagagtttCCTAGTTCTGGTACATTACAGAGGGTCGATTAAGAGAAAAACTCGGTCCGGCGTGAAGTTCACCGATAAGGATCCGCTATGTATTATCGTGACGCCGACAACCACCTACGATGCACTTGTTAGCTCTATGCTGGAGAAGCTGGGTGTTGAAGGCGTTAAACGGGTCAAGAAGTTTTTCTACCGCATTCCAACAGCGGTGCTCCATGACACCGTGAAGTTTGACTGTTTCACAATCGGTAGTGACGAGGACTTGCAGGTTATGTTTCTTTCTCGTAGGCAGTTTCCCGAGGTAAGGACACCCGAGCTGTTGGCAAAGTTGGTTGATGTGGTATCTAGCTCGGGTGGTTCGAACCGGAATGCCACTACTATAGCCGCGGTTGCCGGCTCGAGCTCGAGACCTGCTGTTGCTTCATCCTCTGCTCCTGTGTATGAGCCACCGATGCAGCCTGTTGCGTCCCCTTCGTTTGCCGTTGATCTGAGCGGCAATGTTGGAGACGAGGTTCGGTATGGGGAACATATTCCCACCGAGGTACATTGTCCCACACCGGCTGGTGTTGGTGATGGTTTCTTTGATGATCCAGATGACGATGACGTGGAGCCGGATATGATCGCTGATGAAAGCGGCGATGATGTTGAAACAACTGTTCCGACAAGGGCTATAGGTGGATCTAGTTCTGGCACACAGCAGTATCCACCCCATTTTTCCTCATTGGACCTGGATGCCATGCGGCAAGACGACAATGATCTGCAGGCCTCAGGATTTGGTGCTAGAGATACCGAGGGGTCTGCCGGTATGAACGAGTTCCAGGTTggccaacaatttcaagataaaGATGAGGCACTGTTGAGTGTGAAGACGTACAGTATCCGCCGAGGGGTCCAGTACAAGGTCGTTGAGTCTGACTACCGCAGGTATGTGGGAAAGTGTTCTGAGTTTGGGAATGGGTGCACATGGCTAATTCGGTTGAGTCTCCGACAGCGGAAGGGTATCTGGGAAGTGAAGCGATACAACGGACCGCATACATGTCTTGCCAGCTCCATCTCCAGCGACCATAGGAGTCTGGACTACCATGTCATATCCACCTTCATTATGCCGATGGTTAGGGCTGATGCAGGTGTGAACATCAAGGTGCTCCAAAATGCCACGGCCGCACACTTTGGGTTCAGGCCTACGTACAGGAGGGTATGGATGGCGAAGCAGAAGGCCGTTGCCGTGATATATGGGGACTGGGACGAGTCGTACAATGAGCTCCCTAGGTAG